The sequence below is a genomic window from Desulfovibrio sp. Fe33.
GTCCGCATGGGGCGCGAACAGGGAGGAGAGCCCCATCGCGTCGAGGCGTCGACGGACGACGAGCTGGGAGAGCTTGCCGCGGCTTACAACGCCGTAAACGAGGATTTGGCCCGTTGTCGGGTGGAGCGCGACGAACTGGCCGTGACCGATCCGCAGACGAACTTGTATAACCGCCGCCATTTCGACGAACAGGCGCGGCTATTTTTCGAGAGCGCCAAGCGGTACGACCAGCCCTTGTCCGTCATGATGGGCAGCCTGGACCGTTTCCGGGCCTTGAACGAAACCTTCACTAGGGAAGTGGGCGATCTGGTCCTGGAGAAGGTGGCGGAGCTGTTCTCCCGGCATACCCGCAAGAGCGATGTGGTCGCGCGCTACGGCGATGAGGATTTCGTGGTCCTGTTCACCAACACTGCCCGGGAACGGGCTGCCGTGGCTTGCGAGAACATACGGCAGGCCGTCGAGCGGTATCCATGGGATGAAATTCATCCCGAATTGACGGTGACCGTCTCCATGGGCCTCGCGGGGAACAGGGAATTAAGCAGCGCGGCGTCCATGGTCGCCAGAGCCGAGCAATACCTGGCCGCGGCCAAGGCGGGCGGGCGCAACAGGCTGGCCGGGAACGAGTAGCGGGCCGGGGGCCCTGGGGGCTGTTACGCCCCCAGGCAGATATTCACGGCTTTAATCACGTCGGCCACGTCGTCGTCGGTGAGTTTCGGAGACAGCGGCAGGCTGAGGGTCTCTCGGCCCAGCGCGACGGCGTGCGGAGTGTCTTCAAGCTTCCAGCCGAACCGTTCCTGATAGTATGGGTGCTCCGGTATGGCCAGGTAATGGACGCCCGCGCCTATGTTTTCCTTGGTCAGCCGCACCAGGAACTGGTCGCGGTCGATGCCGCAGGCGACGGGATCGATCATCAGGGTGTACAGGTGCCGGGCGTGGCGGGTGTCCGGCTCCTCAGGGGCGGGAGTGCCTACAGGCAGGGCGCGGAACGCCTCCTGGTACATGTCCCAGATTTCGCAGCGCCGTTTGAAATTCTCTTCCACCCGATTGAGCTGATGGATGCCGATGGCGGCCTGGATGTCCATCATGTTGTACTTGAATCCGGCGTGGACCACCTCGTAATGCTTGTACCCTTCGTCCGAGAACCGCTTCCAGGCGTCGGCGGACATGCCGTGGAGACCGAGCACCTTGATGGTGCGGATGTCTTCCTCGTCGCGGGCGATGACCATGCCGCCCTCGCCGGTGCAGACGTTCTTGGTCACGTAGAAGGAAAAGCAGCCGAAGTTGCCGAAGGTGCCTGCATGGCGGCCTTTGTAGGTGGTCTCGATGGCGTGGGCGCAGTCTTCCACCACCTTGAGGCCGTGCTCGTCGGCAATGGCCATGATCGGGTCCATGTCGCAGGGGCGACCCGCGAAATGCACGGGCAGGATGGCCCGGGTGCGCGAGGTGATTTTCTCGCGGATGCAGTCGGGGTCGATGTTCTGGGAGACGGGGTCCACATCGGCCAGGACGGGCGTGCACCCGGCGTGGATGATGGCGTTGACCGAGGCGCAGAAGGTCAGCGGCGTGGTGATGACCTCGTCGCCGGGTTTGAGGTCGAGGGCGACCAGGGAGAGGTGCAGGGCGGCGGTGCAGGAGTTGCAGGCCGCGGCGTAGCGGGCGTCCACGTATTGCGAGAAGTCCTTCTCGAAACGGGCGACCTTGGGGCCTGTGCCGATCCAGCCCGACTTCATGGAGGCCACGACTTCGTCGATTTCCTCCTGCTCTATGCGGGGCGCGCCGAAAACCAGAAAATTATCCTTGGAACGAACGGGCATGTCCGTGTTCTCCTTGTATGGGTTGTGTGTGGCGAGCTGTAGCAGATAATGGCTTGGCGGTAAATGTCGACCGCGTCGCGCACGGCCGGGACGCGTCCGGCTCAACCTGTCCCGCCGGGGAGGCTCAAGAATCAGCGGGAATAGTCAGGCACCGCGCAATCCACATTCAGGCGGGACGTTGCCCCCTGCCGCCGGAGGCGTCGAACACCATTGACCGCACGGTGCGGGGTCGGCTATCCAGTACGGGTCGCAAACAAAACCGACGAGGGCCTCCGTGGGAATTCTGCTCTTCCTCATGGCCGTGGTGCCGTCCGCCGTGCTCCTGTGGCTGTTCCTGTCGAACGACAGGTATCCCGAACCGGCCGGAGCGTTGATCTCGACCTTTCTGCTCGGGGTGCTCATCGTCCTCGGCATTTACCTGCTCTACCCTTTTCTTTCCCTGATCGCTTCGGCCCTGCCTCCCGGCAACCCCTACCTGATGGGAGCGGGACAGGCGTTTCTCATGGCCGCCCTGCCCGAGGAGTGCTTCAAGCTCATCGCGCTCAGGCGGTATTGCGTCAACCATCCCGCCTTTGACGAGCCCATGGACGGCATCGTCTACGGCGTGACCGTGTCGCTGGGTTTCGCCACGGCCGAGAATCTCCTCTATGTTCTGGACGGCGGTTTGAACGTGGCGGTGGGGCGCGCGTTTCTGGCCGTGCCGTGCCACGCCCTGGTGGGAGCGGTCATGGGCTACCACGTCGGTCTGGCCGCATTCTCGCGCGGAGAGCGGGCCGCGCGGTATCTCAAGGCGCTGGGTCTGGCCGTTCTCTTCCATGGGCTGTATGATTTCGTCCCGCTGACCTTCCGGGCCGCCGAGTCCATGAACGTCGCCATTCCGGGTACCGTGACCGTGGGGTTGAACGTGCTTTTCGGCGTGGTCATGTTCGTATTGGTCCGCTATGTGGCCGTGCTGACCCGAGCCATGAGGACCATGCAGCGTGAGGACGCGCCGCCGAGCTTCGGCTTCAGCCGGGTCCTGCCCAGCCGGTCGCGAACTCTCGACCCGACTCTCAAGCGCAGCCGCTTCAGGCGTTGGCTCAAGGCGTGCCGTGACGAGACCGGCCCCATGGACCTGCTGTTCGCGGCCCTGTGCCTGGTCGGGGTGTTCTGCGCTCTGGCTGGAGCGGCTCATTTGGGCAATCCGGGCGACCCCATGTCCCGCATATCCCTGGCCGTGGCCGTGATTTTTTTCGTTTACGGTCTGGGGTTCGCTGCCCGGGGCATGGGTAAACTGACGGCCGGTATGCTCCGCGATCGGGACGGCAAATGACGATCGGGTGACGTCCGGGCGCGCAGGTTGCGCTTTGGCACGGTATTGGCTATATAGCGACCCCGGCCCAATTCAGGGCCCCGGAAACACCATCTGATACGAGGTACCGCAAGTGATCAGACCAGATTTCGAAAAGATGAATGGGCTTGTGCCCGCCATCGCCCAGGACGCCGAAACCGGCGAGGTCCTGATGATGGCCTACATGAACGAAGAATCATGGGATAAAACCCTGGAGACCGGCGAGGCTCATTACTGGAGCCGCAGCCGTCAGGAGCTATGGCATAAGGGCGGTACCTCGGGCCATACGCAGAAGGTGAAGTCCATCCGCATTGACTGCGACGACGACACCTTGGTACTTCTCATTGAACAGATCGGCGGCGCGGCCTGTCACAAAGGCTACCGCTCCTGCTTCTACCGTGAACTCAAGGACGGCGAGGTGAGCCCGTGTTCGCCCCTCGTCTTCGACCCCAGAGAGGTTTATAAATAATGAGTGAACAATTTCTTCGACTCGGCGTTCCCAAAGGCTCCCTCCAGGATGCGACCCTCAAGCTCTTCGAAAAAGCGGGCTGGAAGATCAAGCTGCACGAGCGCAACTACTTCCCCGACATCGACGACAACCGCATCAAGTGCTCCCTGGCCCGCGCCCAGGAAATGTCCATGTACGTCGAGAACGGCACTTTCGATGTCGGCCTGACCGGCATGGACTGGATTCGCGAGAACAAGTCCGACGTGGTGGTGGTCGACGACCTCATTTACTCCAAGGTGTCCAACCGCAAGGCCCGCTGGGTCCTGTGCGTGCGCGGCGACTCTCCATACAAGCGGCCCGAGGACCTGGAAGGCAAGAAGATTTCCACCGAGCTCATGGGCTTCACCAAGGAATACTTCGAGTCCATCGGCGTGAACGTGGACGTCTCCTTTTCCTGGGGCACCACCGAGGCCAAGGTCGTGGAAGGGCTGTGCGACGGCATCGTCGAGATCACCGAGACCGGCACGACCATCAAGGCCAACGGCCTGCGGATCATCGCCGAGCTGATGCAGACGAACACCCAGATCATCGCCAACAAGGAAGCCTGGGCCAACCCGGAAAAGCGGCAGCTCATCGAGGAGATCAACATGCTCCTCCAGGGCGCGCTGCGCGCGGGCAAGATGGTCGGGCTGAAGATGAACCTGCCCAAGGAAAAGCTGTCCGAACTCAACGGCACCCTGCCGTCCCTGAACTCGCCCACCGTGGCCGAGCTTCAGGACCCCAACTGGCTGTCCGTCGAGGTCATGGTCGAGGAAAAGATCGTCCGCGAGCTGATCCCCAGGTTGGTCAGCTTCGGCGCCGAGGGCATCATCGAATACCCGCTGAACAAGGTCATCTAACCGTTCGGCGCGGCAACGAGAAAGCAAGACGCGGTCCATTTCGGGCCGCGTCTTTTTTTGCATTCGCACCAAAAGCCGCATCCACTCCGTATTGAATAGATGAAAGCCTCCGCCGAAGGCGCTAACGGGTCTCCAAAGGGTCATAACCCTTTGGCCGCCGGAGGCGAAATCATCCGACTATTGCAGCGAAGCGGCTTTCAACTCCTGATTTTCCTCTTCAGGGCGTTAAGGGCGGCTTCCCCTTTTCCCCAATCAATCCTCTCGACTACTACGAACCGGAGGCCGCCTTCCGCCGCTTGCGGACCTTCAGGTTCAGGAATTCCACGAACAGCGAGAACGCCATGGCGAAGTAGATGTAACCGCGGTCGATGTGCTTGTGCATACCTTCGGC
It includes:
- the hisG gene encoding ATP phosphoribosyltransferase codes for the protein MSEQFLRLGVPKGSLQDATLKLFEKAGWKIKLHERNYFPDIDDNRIKCSLARAQEMSMYVENGTFDVGLTGMDWIRENKSDVVVVDDLIYSKVSNRKARWVLCVRGDSPYKRPEDLEGKKISTELMGFTKEYFESIGVNVDVSFSWGTTEAKVVEGLCDGIVEITETGTTIKANGLRIIAELMQTNTQIIANKEAWANPEKRQLIEEINMLLQGALRAGKMVGLKMNLPKEKLSELNGTLPSLNSPTVAELQDPNWLSVEVMVEEKIVRELIPRLVSFGAEGIIEYPLNKVI
- a CDS encoding PrsW family glutamic-type intramembrane protease, whose product is MGILLFLMAVVPSAVLLWLFLSNDRYPEPAGALISTFLLGVLIVLGIYLLYPFLSLIASALPPGNPYLMGAGQAFLMAALPEECFKLIALRRYCVNHPAFDEPMDGIVYGVTVSLGFATAENLLYVLDGGLNVAVGRAFLAVPCHALVGAVMGYHVGLAAFSRGERAARYLKALGLAVLFHGLYDFVPLTFRAAESMNVAIPGTVTVGLNVLFGVVMFVLVRYVAVLTRAMRTMQREDAPPSFGFSRVLPSRSRTLDPTLKRSRFRRWLKACRDETGPMDLLFAALCLVGVFCALAGAAHLGNPGDPMSRISLAVAVIFFVYGLGFAARGMGKLTAGMLRDRDGK
- the hisI gene encoding phosphoribosyl-AMP cyclohydrolase codes for the protein MIRPDFEKMNGLVPAIAQDAETGEVLMMAYMNEESWDKTLETGEAHYWSRSRQELWHKGGTSGHTQKVKSIRIDCDDDTLVLLIEQIGGAACHKGYRSCFYRELKDGEVSPCSPLVFDPREVYK
- a CDS encoding DegT/DnrJ/EryC1/StrS family aminotransferase, yielding MPVRSKDNFLVFGAPRIEQEEIDEVVASMKSGWIGTGPKVARFEKDFSQYVDARYAAACNSCTAALHLSLVALDLKPGDEVITTPLTFCASVNAIIHAGCTPVLADVDPVSQNIDPDCIREKITSRTRAILPVHFAGRPCDMDPIMAIADEHGLKVVEDCAHAIETTYKGRHAGTFGNFGCFSFYVTKNVCTGEGGMVIARDEEDIRTIKVLGLHGMSADAWKRFSDEGYKHYEVVHAGFKYNMMDIQAAIGIHQLNRVEENFKRRCEIWDMYQEAFRALPVGTPAPEEPDTRHARHLYTLMIDPVACGIDRDQFLVRLTKENIGAGVHYLAIPEHPYYQERFGWKLEDTPHAVALGRETLSLPLSPKLTDDDVADVIKAVNICLGA
- a CDS encoding GGDEF domain-containing protein codes for the protein MHLQSKLTVSYLVVGLVACLAAVLVARQLVRSDFTEYVSAREFAMFKADLADYAARHGGLDKAMLAEPFGVFATSGDGVSRQWQGMPFRFLVMDERGTVLHPAGSFKVGQTVSGEVLARAEPVSVGGRVAALVTRMGVVRPSGADGVFLGRLDASLGVGMAVAAAVVGLFGVGMAWRQSAPVRDLVAAVRMGREQGGEPHRVEASTDDELGELAAAYNAVNEDLARCRVERDELAVTDPQTNLYNRRHFDEQARLFFESAKRYDQPLSVMMGSLDRFRALNETFTREVGDLVLEKVAELFSRHTRKSDVVARYGDEDFVVLFTNTARERAAVACENIRQAVERYPWDEIHPELTVTVSMGLAGNRELSSAASMVARAEQYLAAAKAGGRNRLAGNE